A portion of the Clostridium gelidum genome contains these proteins:
- a CDS encoding Panacea domain-containing protein, which translates to MANFSEDDLDVLNQVIDVYGGYTGNQLESICHQESPWKIARGSSKSFEPSNEPIKDVEIFKCYSARL; encoded by the coding sequence TTGGCTAATTTTTCAGAAGATGACTTGGATGTGTTGAATCAAGTAATTGATGTGTATGGAGGATATACTGGAAATCAATTAGAAAGTATTTGTCATCAAGAAAGCCCATGGAAGATTGCACGAGGTAGTTCAAAATCTTTTGAACCATCAAATGAGCCAATTAAAGATGTAGAGATTTTTAAATGTTATTCAGCGAGATTGTAA
- a CDS encoding DUF1569 domain-containing protein, translating into MNIKLTSLSDAKKAIENLNETTLSSQSEWSAYQIFVHCSKTIEYSMTGYPSLKPAIVRNTIGKLAINKFLKQGAMKHDLHADVLGSPAIENKGSFEEGVQILVASIEKFSSYKGELKSHLLFGKLSKEQYNRYFAIHIADHLSVF; encoded by the coding sequence ATGAATATTAAGTTAACATCTCTTTCAGATGCAAAGAAGGCGATAGAAAATTTGAATGAGACCACACTATCATCTCAATCAGAATGGAGTGCGTATCAGATTTTTGTACATTGTTCAAAAACTATCGAATATTCAATGACAGGCTATCCTTCCTTGAAGCCAGCTATTGTCAGAAATACAATTGGAAAGTTGGCAATTAATAAATTTCTTAAGCAGGGAGCTATGAAACACGATCTTCACGCTGATGTTCTTGGTTCTCCAGCAATTGAAAATAAAGGTTCTTTTGAAGAAGGGGTTCAGATTTTAGTAGCCTCAATTGAAAAATTCAGCTCGTATAAAGGAGAACTGAAATCACATCTTTTATTTGGAAAGTTAAGCAAAGAACAATATAACAGATATTTTGCTATTCATATTGCAGATCATTTATCTGTTTTTTAA
- a CDS encoding type II toxin-antitoxin system death-on-curing family toxin, whose product MRHLSNQQIIHLHSVAIKKTGGLDGIRDEGLLESAINSPFQSFAGEELYPSIHSKAARLGFSIINNHPFLDGNKRIGILVMMVFLDVNGIELLCSDEDVIDLGLGVASGKYDSEYIKEWIITFSNK is encoded by the coding sequence ATGAGACACCTAAGCAATCAGCAAATTATACATTTACATTCGGTAGCAATTAAAAAGACTGGTGGCTTAGATGGAATTAGAGATGAAGGGTTATTGGAGTCAGCAATAAATTCTCCATTTCAGTCATTTGCAGGCGAAGAATTATATCCATCTATACATTCTAAAGCTGCAAGGTTAGGCTTTAGTATTATTAATAACCATCCTTTCTTAGATGGGAACAAGAGAATAGGGATTTTAGTAATGATGGTGTTTTTAGATGTAAATGGAATTGAACTGCTCTGTAGTGATGAAGATGTTATAGACCTTGGATTAGGAGTTGCATCAGGAAAATACGATTCTGAATATATAAAAGAATGGATTATTACTTTTAGTAATAAGTAG
- a CDS encoding type II toxin-antitoxin system Phd/YefM family antitoxin codes for MQVNINNLVSISEANQNFSKVARMVDENGAAVILKNNVPRYVLIDYSKFQQDTIADDATVEEAANNILSKHLKAFEELAK; via the coding sequence ATGCAAGTAAATATTAATAATTTAGTTTCTATATCTGAAGCTAATCAAAATTTCTCTAAAGTTGCAAGAATGGTAGACGAAAATGGTGCAGCAGTTATACTTAAAAATAATGTGCCAAGGTATGTTTTAATAGATTATAGTAAGTTTCAGCAAGATACTATTGCAGATGATGCTACAGTAGAAGAAGCAGCAAATAATATTTTAAGTAAACATCTAAAGGCATTTGAGGAGTTGGCTAAATGA
- a CDS encoding DEAD/DEAH box helicase — protein MKAKDFQEATAQRIFEVLKKEGQNRVLLADEVGLGKTIIAKTVIEKVSQWHKDDLKDDFFKVVYICSNANIAKQNSRKLGIPKKNCVEVSQGRLSMQHIKIYMQESEDHDYMQLIPLTPITSFATVKSSGSVSERALMYALLMRMDCFKDMNGFKDFMSNNTKAFYEWAMEYYEGQVIQCDDICGNRYILEMVEALNKKISPELIEKIRERSSLAKLEESYNNNDILTELRTIFAHISLDKLEPDLVIMDEFQNFRQLLHAENETGMIVEKFLKHDSTKVLLLSATPYKPYSTIEEISENNDEEHYVEFMQVMDFIFTDEVKRKNFREVWNNYSNKLIEFKNKDYTTLRICKNEAEDAMYQGVCRTERFNVNKNGIIDDSQAREIEIEQGDIISYVKTQSLLKDIGASNIPIDYVKSCPYLLSFMNQYKQKREIVNYFNKHKDYSLLNKRKDLFLNRNQIQNYKEIPMNNARLENLKEMLFQGGRNGFEKLLWIPTSKPYYVTNSLFDKNSNASKVLVFSSWEMVPKMIAGMMTYEVERLTVGKLYNSETEKAGKGYFTEDVKRKFLRPRLIEERTQTLTLASKSLADMFNPLEYIGKDIKDIKVELEKKVAEKLNEIKTKCGIGESQRGDVSWYVDAPRIWDGENLEDNHGDMPMDAAKVITNMIIGSPAVCGMRIFKDNNMAEKLGELFVSLFNKPESIAAVDLFYGKRSERTYYKNVLAYLVDGNIQAVLDEYSHTLGVKASDLLEQISEGMNLRTSTSEIDTYDSFTGQRKKSGLRAHFAVGYYNAKGDDENIQRTENIRTAFNSPFRPFVLATTSIGQEGLDFHLNCRKIIHWNLPANPIDLEQREGRINRFKCLAIRQNIAKKYGDIAFRQDIWEEMFNEASKQEKGNNSDLVPYWSLPNTDEDTIKIERIVPMYPMSKDQVKYNRLIKVLSLYRLTLGQPRQEELLSILGKSFEQAENIDDLFINLSPFKRRIREVED, from the coding sequence ATGAAAGCAAAGGATTTTCAAGAGGCTACAGCTCAAAGAATTTTTGAAGTTTTAAAAAAAGAAGGACAAAATAGAGTGCTTTTAGCTGATGAGGTTGGACTAGGAAAAACTATAATAGCCAAAACCGTTATTGAGAAGGTATCACAGTGGCATAAAGATGATTTAAAGGATGATTTTTTCAAGGTAGTGTATATTTGTTCTAATGCTAATATAGCTAAACAAAATTCTAGAAAGCTAGGAATACCAAAGAAAAACTGTGTAGAAGTATCTCAAGGAAGATTATCTATGCAACATATAAAAATATATATGCAGGAAAGTGAAGACCATGATTATATGCAGTTGATTCCATTAACACCTATAACCTCTTTTGCAACAGTTAAAAGTTCTGGCAGCGTATCGGAACGAGCACTTATGTATGCTTTACTGATGAGAATGGATTGCTTTAAGGATATGAACGGTTTTAAAGATTTCATGAGTAATAATACCAAAGCATTTTATGAATGGGCAATGGAGTATTATGAAGGACAAGTTATTCAATGCGATGACATATGTGGTAATAGGTATATTTTAGAAATGGTTGAAGCTTTAAATAAGAAAATTTCACCTGAATTGATAGAGAAAATAAGAGAAAGAAGTAGCTTGGCAAAGCTTGAAGAAAGCTATAACAATAATGATATTTTAACTGAATTAAGAACTATTTTTGCACATATAAGTCTTGATAAATTAGAGCCAGATTTAGTCATAATGGATGAATTTCAGAACTTTAGACAGCTTTTACATGCAGAAAATGAAACAGGAATGATTGTTGAGAAGTTTTTAAAACATGATAGCACAAAGGTTTTACTTTTATCAGCAACACCTTATAAGCCATACTCTACTATAGAAGAGATTAGTGAAAACAATGATGAAGAGCATTATGTAGAGTTTATGCAAGTAATGGATTTTATTTTTACAGATGAAGTTAAAAGAAAAAATTTTAGAGAGGTATGGAACAACTATTCTAACAAGTTAATTGAATTTAAGAATAAGGATTACACAACTCTAAGAATATGTAAAAATGAAGCAGAAGATGCAATGTATCAAGGAGTATGCAGGACCGAGCGCTTTAATGTAAATAAAAATGGAATCATAGATGATAGTCAAGCTAGAGAGATAGAAATTGAGCAAGGAGATATAATTTCCTATGTTAAAACACAGAGTTTATTGAAGGATATTGGAGCTAGTAACATACCTATAGATTATGTTAAATCGTGTCCCTATCTACTTTCCTTTATGAATCAATATAAACAAAAGAGAGAAATCGTAAATTATTTTAATAAGCATAAGGATTATAGTCTCTTAAATAAAAGAAAGGACTTATTCTTAAATAGGAATCAGATTCAAAATTATAAAGAGATTCCAATGAATAATGCTAGGTTAGAAAATTTAAAAGAAATGTTGTTCCAAGGAGGTAGAAATGGCTTTGAAAAATTATTATGGATACCTACTTCAAAGCCATATTATGTAACTAATAGTCTCTTTGATAAAAACTCTAATGCTTCTAAGGTTTTAGTTTTTTCTTCATGGGAAATGGTTCCAAAGATGATTGCAGGAATGATGACTTATGAGGTTGAAAGGCTTACAGTTGGCAAGTTATATAATAGTGAAACAGAAAAGGCAGGTAAAGGATATTTCACAGAAGATGTTAAAAGAAAGTTTCTTAGACCAAGACTTATAGAAGAAAGGACTCAAACTTTAACCTTAGCTTCAAAATCTTTAGCTGATATGTTTAATCCGTTAGAATACATAGGTAAAGACATAAAGGATATTAAGGTAGAATTAGAGAAAAAGGTAGCTGAGAAATTAAATGAAATTAAGACTAAGTGTGGAATCGGTGAGAGTCAAAGAGGAGATGTATCCTGGTATGTTGATGCTCCTCGCATTTGGGATGGAGAAAATTTAGAGGACAATCATGGGGATATGCCAATGGATGCAGCTAAGGTTATAACTAATATGATAATTGGTTCTCCAGCAGTGTGTGGAATGAGGATATTCAAAGATAATAATATGGCTGAAAAATTAGGAGAGCTATTTGTAAGTTTATTTAATAAACCAGAATCGATTGCAGCCGTTGATTTATTCTATGGAAAAAGAAGTGAAAGAACCTATTACAAGAATGTATTAGCTTACTTGGTAGATGGAAATATACAAGCTGTTCTAGATGAGTATTCCCATACTCTAGGAGTAAAAGCTTCAGATTTATTAGAACAAATTTCAGAAGGAATGAATCTTAGAACTTCTACTTCAGAAATAGATACCTATGATTCTTTTACAGGACAAAGAAAAAAATCAGGGCTTAGAGCTCATTTTGCAGTAGGATACTATAATGCAAAAGGTGATGACGAGAATATTCAACGTACTGAGAATATAAGAACGGCTTTTAATTCGCCCTTCAGACCCTTTGTCCTTGCAACTACATCCATAGGTCAGGAAGGCTTAGATTTTCATTTGAATTGCAGAAAAATAATACACTGGAATTTACCAGCTAACCCTATAGATTTGGAGCAAAGAGAAGGCAGAATTAATAGATTTAAGTGCTTAGCCATAAGGCAAAACATCGCTAAAAAATACGGAGACATAGCGTTTAGGCAAGATATATGGGAAGAGATGTTTAATGAAGCCAGCAAACAAGAAAAAGGTAATAACTCAGATTTAGTGCCTTATTGGAGTTTACCTAATACTGATGAGGATACAATTAAAATAGAGAGAATAGTCCCTATGTATCCAATGAGTAAAGATCAAGTAAAATATAATAGACTAATTAAAGTTCTATCTTTATATAGGCTTACTTTAGGACAACCTCGTCAAGAAGAACTTCTAAGTATACTAGGAAAAAGCTTTGAGCAGGCAGAGAATATAGATGATTTATTTATTAATTTAAGTCCATTTAAACGAAGAATTAGAGAAGTGGAAGACTAA
- a CDS encoding phospholipase D family protein, which produces MSLGLLESMDSNLKDVPMFLLEGIRKSSDKIAIFCNPGGIKLPQKIQSVYSLLENSVFEVKANEISNFHPKMWFIKYSDDDGNAYIKIIVLSRNLTFDRSWDVSFAFTGRVGRHRSRTKNENIPLRDMLEYVKVYANKEKKDKISEFQENILDVKEFELESPFESYEFMPIGIPGYKGKDLDLFNTHNELLVVSPFLSDDIIEKFEQSARNTRKIITRRSSITNKTLDVFNNGVYAMKDIIVDGGDEESIEQWQKQDIHGKLYFEGGYDGNFLYLGSANASHNAFYNNVEFLIKLKFKPRTMSYQKFIGDLLPEEDNPFELVTNIDLNKKEEEEELYLKQIKEIIWAIKEARVISNGTNYDIQVNFKKLNPDIRGKIAPLMRKNTYKEIENLTTLEKLTITQLSEFYVIKVGDKEVVVKIKTKDIPKDRDDKIYQSIIKNKDDFYAYISFLLGDSYTESAYELREYMESRRLLDGNSKLNNNAVIIYEKMLQIIIDNPNKLKDIEAVMKRLDKDIVSENFKKMYNTFILAAKKVK; this is translated from the coding sequence ATGTCACTAGGATTACTTGAGAGCATGGATTCTAATTTAAAGGATGTGCCCATGTTCTTGTTAGAAGGAATTCGAAAAAGTAGTGATAAAATTGCTATCTTCTGTAATCCAGGAGGAATAAAGCTGCCTCAAAAGATACAAAGTGTGTATTCCTTATTGGAGAATAGCGTTTTTGAAGTTAAAGCTAATGAAATTAGTAATTTTCATCCCAAGATGTGGTTTATTAAATATTCAGATGATGATGGAAATGCTTATATTAAGATAATTGTTTTAAGTAGAAATTTAACCTTTGATAGAAGCTGGGATGTTTCCTTTGCCTTTACTGGAAGAGTTGGAAGGCATAGAAGTAGGACTAAAAACGAAAATATTCCATTAAGGGATATGCTTGAGTATGTAAAAGTGTATGCCAATAAAGAAAAGAAAGATAAAATTTCAGAGTTTCAGGAAAATATCTTAGATGTTAAGGAGTTTGAATTAGAGTCACCTTTTGAGAGCTATGAATTTATGCCAATTGGAATTCCGGGATATAAAGGAAAGGATTTAGATTTGTTTAATACTCACAATGAACTTTTAGTTGTATCTCCATTTTTAAGTGATGATATTATTGAAAAATTTGAGCAAAGTGCAAGAAATACAAGAAAGATAATAACTAGAAGAAGCTCTATTACCAATAAAACCCTAGATGTTTTTAATAACGGTGTTTATGCTATGAAAGATATAATAGTGGATGGTGGAGATGAAGAAAGTATAGAACAATGGCAGAAGCAAGATATCCATGGTAAATTATATTTTGAGGGTGGTTATGATGGAAACTTTCTATATTTAGGTTCAGCTAATGCTTCTCACAATGCTTTTTACAATAATGTTGAATTTCTTATTAAGTTAAAGTTTAAACCAAGAACCATGAGCTATCAAAAGTTTATTGGTGATTTGCTGCCAGAAGAGGATAATCCTTTTGAATTAGTAACAAATATTGATCTTAATAAAAAAGAAGAGGAAGAGGAGTTATATTTAAAACAAATTAAAGAGATTATTTGGGCAATAAAAGAAGCAAGGGTTATAAGTAACGGTACAAACTATGATATTCAAGTAAACTTTAAAAAACTTAATCCTGACATAAGAGGAAAAATAGCTCCACTGATGCGAAAGAATACTTACAAGGAAATAGAAAATTTAACTACTTTAGAGAAGCTAACAATTACACAGCTTTCAGAGTTTTATGTAATAAAAGTAGGAGATAAAGAGGTTGTTGTGAAAATAAAAACTAAGGATATCCCAAAGGATAGGGACGATAAAATATATCAATCAATCATTAAAAATAAGGATGATTTTTATGCTTATATTTCCTTTTTACTAGGGGATAGCTATACAGAGTCAGCCTATGAATTGAGGGAATACATGGAAAGCAGAAGGCTCTTAGATGGTAATTCTAAGTTAAATAACAATGCAGTCATTATCTATGAAAAAATGCTGCAAATAATTATTGATAATCCTAATAAGTTAAAGGATATTGAAGCTGTTATGAAACGGTTGGATAAGGATATTGTATCAGAAAATTTCAAGAAGATGTATAATACATTTATTTTAGCAGCAAAGAAGGTGAAATAA
- a CDS encoding DUF6361 family protein → MQLGWIDFSREERNKVMATLDLLSTTTALDELGIGTLRDIYADILFPGISTIQTRAKYFVIIPYIFSLAGSQKFKRVSEIVPWVNRKEDNLVSTLVKNGGEDDAGIIGSRSLKQGKHVKRKPSSIYWNGMRTYGILLDNRISMDQAAILIYNQGNKKRNIEIVKGEESYDDETAANDGISIFSPIKANFDFEKNIDIRLTKEEALYISDHIISSIHSRDSLLSFIIKNKIDISNFYFEDLEDLPMPSDIKNDYKLAKELADFIYGAHIRYNVIYSQKLDMEQIKSWNNWIDKFDVVALRFEEIMTRINCKGTTKDFLKKFLKAVLNKDIEAIDRCIINREKEVKGERAKLCKPMEYQYNTAIHNYKLNYRYYSALTIINDILEGLGE, encoded by the coding sequence ATGCAATTAGGATGGATAGATTTTTCAAGAGAAGAACGGAATAAGGTTATGGCAACACTGGATTTGTTGTCAACCACAACGGCACTAGATGAATTAGGAATAGGAACTTTAAGAGATATATATGCTGATATTCTATTTCCAGGCATATCAACAATCCAAACAAGAGCTAAGTATTTTGTTATTATTCCATATATTTTTAGTTTGGCTGGATCACAAAAGTTTAAAAGAGTTAGTGAGATTGTACCTTGGGTTAATAGAAAAGAGGACAACCTAGTTTCAACTTTAGTTAAGAATGGTGGCGAAGATGATGCTGGAATTATAGGAAGCAGGTCATTAAAGCAAGGAAAGCATGTAAAAAGAAAACCTTCCTCTATTTATTGGAATGGGATGCGTACCTATGGAATTTTACTTGATAATCGTATTTCTATGGATCAAGCAGCAATATTAATTTACAATCAAGGAAATAAGAAAAGAAATATTGAAATAGTTAAAGGTGAAGAATCCTATGATGATGAAACTGCAGCTAATGATGGAATTTCAATTTTTTCACCTATAAAGGCAAATTTTGATTTTGAAAAAAATATAGATATTAGACTAACCAAGGAAGAAGCTTTATATATTAGTGATCATATTATTTCATCTATACATTCGAGAGATTCTTTACTATCATTTATTATTAAAAATAAGATAGATATTAGTAATTTTTATTTTGAGGATTTAGAAGACTTACCAATGCCAAGTGATATAAAAAATGATTATAAGCTGGCAAAAGAGTTAGCGGATTTTATATATGGAGCTCATATTAGATATAACGTTATATATTCTCAAAAGCTGGATATGGAGCAAATAAAATCTTGGAATAATTGGATTGATAAATTTGATGTAGTAGCTTTAAGGTTTGAGGAAATCATGACAAGAATCAATTGTAAGGGAACAACTAAGGATTTTCTTAAGAAGTTTCTTAAGGCAGTGTTAAATAAAGATATCGAAGCTATCGATAGATGTATTATAAATAGAGAAAAAGAGGTTAAGGGTGAACGTGCAAAACTTTGTAAGCCTATGGAATATCAATATAATACAGCCATTCACAATTATAAGCTTAATTACAGGTACTATTCAGCACTTACTATAATTAATGACATTTTAGAAGGGTTAGGTGAATAA
- the tnpC gene encoding IS66 family transposase yields MDILDLEDQLDKKTKLLISKMEKDIESKDKEIDDLKKELAFLKGQLLNKNRKIFGQSSEQVDSRQLSLFNDAEKNSDIKIDEPSIEEITYTRKKSSSHLGKKDNLSGLDRVTIEHKLADSETFCDKCGNDLIIIGKKSKEILKYKPAELYIEEHISYTYACKNCEADADKANIISAKIPNTFLYKSMASNELLAHVVSMKYQYAMPLYRMESYFKMMNVNLSRQTLSNWIISCANELQPVFHYMKEELLRRNYIHADETYVKVIEENGKDSNSKRFMWLYRSGGIENHIILYDYQKTRSGSCAEEFLEGFSGYLQTDGYDGYNKVKNIKRLYCMAHIRRKFFDIISTLNPEALKQSHAIEGFNYCERLYKVEKDLREQYICSDDYYGDRHAIRLKRSAPILNKFQEYVDNEIVNALPKSPLGKALAYAQKLLPYMRTFLTNGCLEIDNNAAERAIKPFVIGRKNWMFSKTVKGAKSSALLYSITETAKANGLAVEKYLVYLFEMFANSEVKEMDILEKCMPWSESIQDELRVKTTK; encoded by the coding sequence ATGGATATTTTAGATTTAGAAGATCAACTTGATAAAAAAACAAAATTATTGATTTCTAAAATGGAAAAAGACATTGAATCAAAAGATAAGGAAATTGATGATTTAAAAAAGGAATTGGCTTTTCTTAAAGGACAGCTCCTTAATAAAAACAGAAAAATTTTTGGACAATCTAGTGAACAAGTTGATTCAAGACAGCTCTCACTTTTTAATGATGCTGAAAAAAACAGTGATATTAAAATAGATGAGCCTTCCATTGAAGAAATTACATATACAAGAAAAAAATCATCTTCTCATTTAGGAAAGAAAGATAATCTATCCGGCCTAGATAGAGTTACAATTGAGCATAAACTTGCTGACTCTGAAACATTTTGCGATAAATGTGGGAATGATTTAATTATAATCGGTAAAAAATCAAAAGAAATTTTAAAATATAAGCCAGCAGAACTTTACATAGAAGAACATATTTCATATACATATGCTTGCAAAAATTGCGAAGCGGATGCTGATAAAGCCAATATAATTTCTGCAAAAATTCCAAATACTTTCTTATATAAAAGTATGGCTTCAAATGAATTATTAGCTCATGTTGTGAGCATGAAATATCAATATGCAATGCCATTATATAGAATGGAATCATATTTTAAGATGATGAATGTTAATCTTTCAAGACAGACATTATCCAACTGGATAATAAGTTGTGCAAATGAACTTCAGCCTGTTTTTCATTATATGAAAGAGGAACTCTTAAGAAGAAATTATATCCACGCCGATGAAACTTATGTGAAGGTTATTGAGGAAAATGGAAAAGACTCCAACTCAAAAAGGTTCATGTGGCTATATCGCTCCGGAGGCATAGAGAACCATATAATTTTATATGATTATCAGAAAACAAGATCTGGTTCTTGTGCTGAAGAATTTCTTGAAGGTTTCTCTGGATATCTTCAAACAGATGGATATGATGGCTATAATAAAGTTAAGAATATAAAAAGACTATATTGTATGGCCCATATTCGAAGAAAATTCTTTGATATAATATCAACCTTAAACCCCGAAGCTCTAAAGCAGTCTCACGCAATAGAAGGGTTTAATTATTGTGAGCGACTTTATAAAGTTGAAAAAGATCTAAGGGAACAATATATATGTAGTGATGATTATTATGGTGATCGACATGCAATAAGGCTCAAGAGATCTGCACCCATTCTTAATAAATTTCAAGAATATGTAGATAATGAAATTGTTAATGCTCTTCCTAAAAGTCCTTTAGGTAAAGCTCTTGCATATGCTCAAAAGTTGTTGCCATATATGAGAACTTTCTTGACAAATGGATGTCTTGAAATTGATAATAATGCAGCTGAAAGAGCTATAAAACCATTTGTAATTGGCAGAAAAAACTGGATGTTCTCCAAGACAGTAAAAGGCGCAAAATCAAGTGCATTACTTTATAGTATTACTGAAACGGCTAAAGCCAATGGCTTAGCAGTGGAAAAGTATTTAGTATATTTATTTGAAATGTTTGCAAATTCAGAAGTTAAGGAAATGGACATACTAGAAAAATGTATGCCATGGTCTGAAAGCATTCAAGATGAACTGCGCGTTAAGACTACCAAATAA
- the tnpB gene encoding IS66 family insertion sequence element accessory protein TnpB (TnpB, as the term is used for proteins encoded by IS66 family insertion elements, is considered an accessory protein, since TnpC, encoded by a neighboring gene, is a DDE family transposase.): MFNLNKVNTVYLACGITDLRKSIDGLVVIVQTQLKLDPFEKALFVFCNRQMNKIKILHFDEGFWLYYFRLENSKLKWPMTPDEALKINKEELKWLLMGYEVRTKSKFKPIEVRNSF; the protein is encoded by the coding sequence ATGTTTAATCTTAATAAAGTTAATACAGTTTATCTTGCATGTGGAATAACAGATTTGAGAAAAAGTATTGATGGACTAGTAGTGATTGTGCAAACGCAGCTAAAGTTGGATCCGTTTGAAAAAGCCTTGTTTGTTTTTTGCAATAGGCAAATGAATAAAATTAAGATACTTCACTTTGATGAAGGATTCTGGCTGTACTATTTCCGACTTGAAAATAGTAAATTGAAATGGCCGATGACTCCAGACGAAGCTCTTAAAATCAACAAAGAGGAATTGAAATGGTTGCTTATGGGATATGAAGTTAGAACTAAGTCTAAATTTAAGCCAATTGAAGTAAGAAATAGCTTTTAA
- the tnpA gene encoding IS66 family insertion sequence element accessory protein TnpA, translating to MNNNEKINWREIVATFSSYEGTLGTFCNANHITKSQFHYYKKKFKNEDNNLQFHAISMREEKVTTEVTVVPADRPNIIIEIGAAKIYVPANEIAILSKLLKDLITNV from the coding sequence ATGAATAATAATGAGAAGATAAATTGGAGAGAAATTGTTGCTACCTTTTCTTCTTACGAAGGAACGTTAGGAACTTTCTGCAATGCAAATCACATTACTAAAAGTCAATTTCATTACTATAAAAAGAAATTCAAGAATGAAGATAATAATTTACAGTTTCATGCAATTTCAATGAGAGAAGAAAAAGTAACAACTGAAGTCACCGTAGTTCCAGCTGATAGACCTAATATAATAATAGAAATAGGAGCCGCTAAAATATATGTACCGGCTAATGAAATAGCTATTTTGAGTAAGTTGCTTAAGGATTTGATTACAAATGTTTAA